The genomic region ACGCCGGCCGCCTGGGCACACTGGTGGAGGCCGTCAACATTCTCGGCTCTCTCTTCTACGGCACCATCCTGGGCATTTTTCTCGTGGCGTTTTTCGCCAAGCGCGTGCGCGGCAATGCGGTATTTATCGCCGCGCTGGTCGCCGAAGCGGCGGTAATCGCCTGCTGGCTGTGCACTCCCGTCTCGTTCCTCTGGTACAACGTGGTGGGTTGCATCATGGTCATCGGGCTCGCCCTGTTGTTCCATTCTGTTGAAAGATACTTTCTATCGACGATTGGCCGCACCGGTCCTTGCAGTTGATTCATGTTGACAATATCGTCATTTCCCAATATAAATCATTCATCACTCTTAATTTCGTCGGCAAAGGAGGAAAGATGGAACAGTGGCTGCCTCTGATCATTCAGCTGGTGAGCGGTGCGTTGGGCGGCAACCTGGCGGGAGCTTTGATGAAGAAGTTTTCTCTGGGCACCCTCGGCGATTCCATCGTCGGCATTCTGGGCGGCGGAATTGGCGGGTTCCTCCTCAAGTTGTTGGGGGTTGCGCTCTCGGGCGGGGCCGGTCTGGACCTTGGTTCCATTATCGGGAACATTGCGGCTGGCGGTGTCGGCGGCGGTGTCCTGATGGCCATCGTGGGACTCATCAAGAAGGCGCTGGCCAAGTAATCTCGGATCTCTCGGATCCGCCCGGCGCTGTTGCTGGAAGGATCCTGACAACATGCTGTCAAGATAATGAGAAGAGCCCCGGAATCGGGGCTCTTTGTTTATCGAATGACGGATCCCATCGGTCCTGCGGTTGCTATTTTTTCCACTCCGCCAGCAAGCCCTCCATCTCCTTCAGGTTGAAGGGGGGCTGTTCCATCTTGCGGCCCATCACCAGCGCTGTTTCCATGGTCGCCACGGCCTCGCCCTTCTGGCCTTGTTTAGCCAGAATGCGCGCCTTCGCCGCCAGGTTGTAGTAGGTTTCCTGAATCGCCACCGAGGTGTTGATCCACTTGAGCGCCTCATCGAGGTTGGTGTCATGGTCCAGGCAGAACATGGCCGCCCGATACGGCTCCGTCCAGTAGCGGGCCATGGTCTTGCGCGCCTGGTTCAGGAACTTGCCGGCGGTGTCCACGCTGAGTTTTACCGGAACGCCCACTTTTTCCCACTGGAGCATCAGGGTGGCGGAGTCCTCCTTGAGGTCAGCGAACACGAACTGCATCCACTCCGTATGCGCTACGATCACCGGCTTGACCTTCACGCGCAGGATGTCCTCCTCCTGCTTGTAGCCCATGGTGCCCCACATGGCGGTGTTCTTGTTGACGATGAATGTCCACTCGTCGGCGCCAGGGATGGTCGCCAGTGCATACGTGCCGGCCGCCAGCTCCTGCCCCTCCACCTTGACCGGATCGCTGATGGTCAGGAGAGTGGCCTCGTTGGCACCGGTGCGCCACACTTCGTTATAGGGGACCAGGCCGCCCCAGATCGTCCGCTCCTTGACGCCGGGGCGGCAATAGGTGACAGTCACGGTCGTAGTGCCGATGGTCTGAGTGACCACAGCTTTGGGACTGACTCGGGGTATTTCCAAACCCTGGGCCTGAAGGGGGATCACTGCCAGCACCAACGCCAGCAGCACCATCGAAACGAGTTTAGCCATGTTCATGTTGCCTCCTTACAAATTTCGCCGGAGTTGCCGCAGGAGCGGTCAGACCGAGTGTGTGTCATCTGCCCCGTTGAGGCGTTCACTCGACCGCGGTGTTGGCTTCCTCCCGGATGTTGAACGTATTCTACCAGACCTCGGATTGGATTCATACCTCACCGAACGGTTTCAGGGAAGCGCCTGGCAGCGGCAATAAACCGGAAAATACCTGTTTATTGCTTGGCAGCCACACAGTGGGATGATACACTGATTTTTTAATTCAGCCGGCTGCCCACCGGCAATCCCCGGAGGCGACATGGATTCCAATTCGAAGCACGGCTTCAGCACGTTGCAGGTCCACGGCGGCCATCACCAGGACTCGCTGGGTGCGGTGAACGTGCCCGTCTATCTAAGCTCCACCTTCGCCTTTAAAAATGCCGCCCACGGGGCTTCTCTGTTCGCCGGCGATTCGGACGGGTATATCTATACCCGGATCAGTAACCCCACCATCCGGGCCTTGGAGCGCGCCGTGGCCGAGATGGAAGGAGGCTTCGACGGCATCGCCACCAGCTCCGGGATGGGCGCCGTGTCCACCATCTACTTGGCGCTGCTGGACCAGGGGGCCCACGTGGTGAGCACGGCTTCGGTTTACGGCCCCTCGCGGCTGATCGTGGAAAAACACCTCAGCCGGTTCGGCGTGGCGGCAACTTTTGTCGACACGTCCGACACGAACAAGGTCCGGCAGGCCTTCCGCCCCGAAACCCGCGTGTTGTACGTGGAAACGCCATCCAATCCCACCATGCAGGTTACCGATCTGGCCGCCATGTCGGAATTGGCCCACGCTCACGGCGCCGTCCTGGTGGTGGATAACACCTTTGCCACCCCGTACCTGCAACGGCCGCTGGAACTCGGCGCCGATGTGGTCTTCCATTCGGTGACGAAGTTCCTCAACGGCCACGCCGACGTGGTGGGCGGCATCATCGTCACCCGAACCGAGGAGATGTATCGCCGGATCCGTCCCCTCATGGTGAACTTCGGCTGCAACATGGACCCTCATCAGGCCTACCTGGTGCTGCGCGGTCTAAAAACCTTGTCGCTGCGCGTCGAGCGGTCCCAACACAACGCCATGCAGATCGCCCGCTGGCTGGAGGGCAACCCCAAGGTAGCCTGGGTCAAGTATCTCGGCCTGGAATCCCATCCCCAGCATGAGCTGGTGAAACGGCAGATGCGGGGTTTCGGCTCCATGATCAGCTTCGAGCTCAAGGGCGGTTACGAGGCCGGCCGCCGGCTCATGGACAACGTCCGCCTCGCCATCCTGGCCGTCTCGCTGGGCGGGGTGGAGACTCTGATCCAGCATCCCGCTTCCATGACCCACGCGGGCATGTCCCGCGAATCGCGGCTTGCCGCCGACATCACCGACGGTCTGGTGCGGTACTCCGTGGGCATCGAAGATGTCAAGGATCTGCAGGCCGATCTCGAACAGGCGATGGAAAAGGTGTAGGTGCCGGGACGCAAGTTACAGGACCTAGGTCCTGGGTCCTGGGTACAGCACCTTAGGGATATACACCCTTGGTTTTGATTGTTCGTCGCGAACAGAACCGATTTTCAATGTGTCGGCTGGGGATTGTCCGAATTGTGTAGGATCAACCGATGGTGATTCTCCGTCCATAAATAGAGCCCTCGTTTTCAGAACCCAGGTTCTCGGTCCCAGGTCCCAGACCCCAGATCCCAGACCCCAGATCCCAGACCCCAGACCCCAGATCCCGGACCCCTGCTTCAACTCCCCTCACCCAACTTACGACTGCCTACACCGGGTAGTTGCCCGCCATGAGGGCTTCAACGTCTGCGACGGCTTTCGGGATGCGCCGTCCCAGCACCCGGGCGCTGTCCGCGGTGATCAGCACGTCATCCTCGATGCGGAATCCACCCAGACCGAGGTACTTGTCCACCTGGTCGTAGTTGATGAACTCGGCGTGGCGCTTCTCGGCGCGCCACTGCTCCACCAGCGCCGGGATGAAATAGATTCCCGGCTCGATGGTGATGCAGTAGCCGGGCCGCAGCGGCCGGATCATCCGGAGGTAGCCCAGTCCGAACTGCTCGGAGCGCCGATTGTCGGGGCCGTAGCCCACAAGATCGCCCAGATCCTCCATGTCGTGCACGTCGAGGCCCAGCATGTGGCCCAGGCCATGGGGGAAGAACAGGGCGTGGGCGCCGGCGGCCACCGCCTGCGGGACGTCTCCCCGCATGAGTCCCACCGCCACCAGTCCGTCGGCGATCACGCGGGCCGCCTCCAGATGGACGTCGCGGAACGCCACGTCGGGCCGGCACATCCGGATGGCTCGTTCGTTGGCTGCGAGGACGATCTCGTAGATCTCGCGCTGCCGTGAATCGAACGTACCCGTGATGGGGAAGGTGCGGGTGATGTCGCTGGCATAACCGGCGGTGGTCTCGGCACCGGTGTCCATCAGGACCATGCCGTGAGCGGGAATCTGGTTATGGTACGCGTGGTTGTGCAACACCTCGCCGTGGATGGTCACTATGGGGGGAAATGACAACGGCATCCCGCGGCTCATCGCCGCGTCGTGCATGGCCGCCATGACTTCAAACTCGGTGCGTCCCGGCGCGATGGTTCGCGCTGCCGCCGCGTACATGTGGAAGCTCACCTCGACCGCGCGTTCGATCTCGGCGACCTCCTCGTCGCCTTTTACCAGCCGCAGTTCCACAACGGCCCGCTTCAATGCCTCGCTGGCGTTCTGGCGGGTTTCCTGCGCGCTGAGGTGCAGCAGGCCGGCCAGCTTTAACAGATGGTCGCCACGATACGGCGGCAGGTAGTGCAGCGTCTGGGCGCCGCCCCGGAATGTGACGAGAAACTGCTCCAGTGAATTGATGTCTTCCACCCGGTGGATGCCCACCGTCTCGCCCAGTGATTCCAGCGACGGCAGCGGCCCGGTCCAGACGATATCGGCCACCGTCGGCTTGTAGCCGAACAGGATGTCCTCTTCCGGAGTCATGAGCAGGGCCATGTTGGGAATGGCGTGACCGGCGAAGTATAGGAAATGGCTGTTCTGGCGGTAGGGGTAGGGATTGTCCGCGTAATTGCGCGGCGCCTCGTCGTGGCCCAGGATCAGGATCCACGAACCGTTCAGGAGCTGCCGCAGCGCGTTCCGGCGATTGGCGTACACCCGAGCGTCGAACATGATTCCTCCAGGCAAAGGTTTCTAGTAAGATATACCAGATTCGAGCCGTTGTACAGCCCTCCAAGGCGCAACGCCCGAGCCTGGAGATGGTGACTGCCGATCTGATTGAGGTTTGTCAACGATGCACCCTGCACCGAACGGAATCCGGGAAGAGGTGGAATCGTTCCTCCACGACTGCACCATCATGCATTTAGCCACGATGTCGGCTGTATACCCCTGGTGTGCATCGGTTTACTTCGCCCATCGCGGCCGGCGGTTCTATTTTTTCTCCAGCCCCGACTCCCGGCATGTGAGCCACCTGCAGGACGTTCCGCGGGCCGCCGGCTCGATCTCGGTGGACAATGCCGATTGGCTGATGATCCGAGGTGTGCAACTTTCGGGCACCGTCCGCCGGGTGGACGCCTCGGTCGAGAAAATCCAGGCCATTGGTCTATACCTCACCAAATTCCCCCTGGTGGAGTCGTTCGTCGCTCGCCAGCACGGCGCCGGGCACCTGCCCGGCGGCCAGCTCGCTCACCTGTCCATGTACTGCCTCGACGTCGACGTAGTCGTCTACACGGACAACCGCCGGGGCTTCGGATGGCGCACGGAGCTGCACCTCGACGATTGACGCACCGTCCCTCATTGAGTGCACTCACCGCAGCCAACGTGACTCCGGAATCTGCATTGCGACTTCCTGACCGGCAAGTTACAGCGAATCAATCGTCAGATTGGCTCTTAAAAAATAATCCGGCCCGGAGGCCGGATCGGAAAAAATGGTTGGCGATTTGCATTATGACAGCACCCGAGATGTATGTCAAGAGAAAAGGTGTAAATTTGGTGTATATGATATAAGCCCATCTCAATCAGCAATATTGCGCATCCAAAATCCGCCGGGTGTTTACAAACCAGCTCCGCATTGCCATCGTTGGATGATTTCTGTAAAATACGTGTTTATGCGTGGAACCGGAAAGACATTCATCGTGGCGATCACGGGAGCCAGCGGCTCCATCTACGGCTGGGACCTGCTCCAGCGGCTGGAGACAGCGACTGATGTGGCCCGAATCTTCCTGGTGGTCTCCAGGCCGGGACGCGATGTGTTCCGGATGGAAACCGGCCAGAGCCTGGCCGGGCCAGAAGACGCCGTGCGACTGGGATTGTCCAAGGCGGTGTGGTTTGATGAGAGCGACTGGTTCGCGCCTATCGCCAGCGGTTCCTGCGCCACCGACGGCATGGTGATCGCGCCGTGCACCATGTCCACCCTGGGCGAGATTGCCGCCGGCACCGGCCGCAACCTGATCCATCGGGCGGCCGATGTCTGCCTGAAGGAGCGGCGCCCGCTGGTGCTCGTCCCCCGGGAAACACCGCTCAACATCATCCATTTGGAAAATATGCTCCGGGCGGCCCGGGCGGGCGCGATCATCCTCCCCGCCATGCCCGCGTTCTATTCACGCCCACAGAGCATCGACGAGCTAGCGGGCACCGTTTCCGCCCGGGTCCTGGCCGTGTTGGGGTCGCCGCTGCCGGACAACCTGACCTGGACGGGTCAGCCGTGATCACCGTCATCTTCAGGCAGCTCCGCCTGACTCTGGAGATGATCCGGATCGAGCACACCGTCTTTGCGCTCCCCTTCGCCTTCCTGGGTGCAGTGCTGGCCGAGCGCCGCTTCCCCGATGCCGTCACGTGCACCTGGATTCTGCTGGCCATGGTGGGCGCCCGCAGCGCCGCAATGGCGTTCAACCGGCTGGCGGACCTCCCCTTTGACCGCGAGAATCCGCGAACCAGCAACCGCGTGCTGCCGCAGGGGCGGGTCAGCCGGCGGTACGTGGTGGGCTTCATCATTTCCAGCGCCCTGCTCATGCTGCTGGCGGCCTACCTGCTGAATCCGCTCGCCTTCATCCTGGCGTTTCCCGCA from Acidobacteriota bacterium harbors:
- a CDS encoding DUF2911 domain-containing protein, with amino-acid sequence MNMAKLVSMVLLALVLAVIPLQAQGLEIPRVSPKAVVTQTIGTTTVTVTYCRPGVKERTIWGGLVPYNEVWRTGANEATLLTISDPVKVEGQELAAGTYALATIPGADEWTFIVNKNTAMWGTMGYKQEEDILRVKVKPVIVAHTEWMQFVFADLKEDSATLMLQWEKVGVPVKLSVDTAGKFLNQARKTMARYWTEPYRAAMFCLDHDTNLDEALKWINTSVAIQETYYNLAAKARILAKQGQKGEAVATMETALVMGRKMEQPPFNLKEMEGLLAEWKK
- a CDS encoding PLP-dependent transferase, with translation MDSNSKHGFSTLQVHGGHHQDSLGAVNVPVYLSSTFAFKNAAHGASLFAGDSDGYIYTRISNPTIRALERAVAEMEGGFDGIATSSGMGAVSTIYLALLDQGAHVVSTASVYGPSRLIVEKHLSRFGVAATFVDTSDTNKVRQAFRPETRVLYVETPSNPTMQVTDLAAMSELAHAHGAVLVVDNTFATPYLQRPLELGADVVFHSVTKFLNGHADVVGGIIVTRTEEMYRRIRPLMVNFGCNMDPHQAYLVLRGLKTLSLRVERSQHNAMQIARWLEGNPKVAWVKYLGLESHPQHELVKRQMRGFGSMISFELKGGYEAGRRLMDNVRLAILAVSLGGVETLIQHPASMTHAGMSRESRLAADITDGLVRYSVGIEDVKDLQADLEQAMEKV
- a CDS encoding aminopeptidase P family protein, yielding MFDARVYANRRNALRQLLNGSWILILGHDEAPRNYADNPYPYRQNSHFLYFAGHAIPNMALLMTPEEDILFGYKPTVADIVWTGPLPSLESLGETVGIHRVEDINSLEQFLVTFRGGAQTLHYLPPYRGDHLLKLAGLLHLSAQETRQNASEALKRAVVELRLVKGDEEVAEIERAVEVSFHMYAAAARTIAPGRTEFEVMAAMHDAAMSRGMPLSFPPIVTIHGEVLHNHAYHNQIPAHGMVLMDTGAETTAGYASDITRTFPITGTFDSRQREIYEIVLAANERAIRMCRPDVAFRDVHLEAARVIADGLVAVGLMRGDVPQAVAAGAHALFFPHGLGHMLGLDVHDMEDLGDLVGYGPDNRRSEQFGLGYLRMIRPLRPGYCITIEPGIYFIPALVEQWRAEKRHAEFINYDQVDKYLGLGGFRIEDDVLITADSARVLGRRIPKAVADVEALMAGNYPV
- a CDS encoding UbiX family flavin prenyltransferase is translated as MRGTGKTFIVAITGASGSIYGWDLLQRLETATDVARIFLVVSRPGRDVFRMETGQSLAGPEDAVRLGLSKAVWFDESDWFAPIASGSCATDGMVIAPCTMSTLGEIAAGTGRNLIHRAADVCLKERRPLVLVPRETPLNIIHLENMLRAARAGAIILPAMPAFYSRPQSIDELAGTVSARVLAVLGSPLPDNLTWTGQP